CGGACCCACAGAAAAAACAACGCCAGCGGTATGACAAAGTATCCGTGCGAATAGTCGGGCTCGACGTTCCAGGCATTCGCGAGTCTCAGTAACGTTGGCCAATACGTCCACACGAACGTTACGCCTAGCAAAGCGACGCAAGTCATGTATGCGGGCGACCTGTAGAGGGGCGCGGTCGCCGGGCTCGCATTTTCTCGATCAACTGCGAGATCGGCCTCGGCGCGCGGCGAACCCGCATCGGTGTTCGAATTCTGATCGCGCGCTCCCGCTATACGTTGTGAATTGTTCTTCACGTTTGGCTCGGTTTGATTACAGATTGTCCAAGAACGCCCACAATTTCAGGCGGACGCGGTGATTTAATTGCCAGCGATTGGCGTCGGAATAGTCGATCGGCGATGGTCGGCCGGCCCCAAGCAAATGCTCCTGGCAGTAGTCGCGTTCACGCGGCGTAAGCGTAGCCAGGAACTCGGTGACGGCAGTGCTCATCCCCGTCTCGCTGTGCCACTGGCAATCAGACATGACCTTCTCGCTATTACGGCAGAACTGCGTTTCGCGCAGGTTGCGTTGCCGTTCGGCGCGGAAGTATCGGGCGATTTCGTTTCTGGCCAGGCCGGCCAGGAAGGTGCTCAGCCGGCATCCGCGCTCACCATCGAAGTGGCCGAGTCGCTGCCCATCTCGGTCGACCACCGCAAACCACACTTTCGCGCCGATCTCATCGACCAGATCTCGCTGAGCACCGCTAGCGCCCAGCAATACTCGAATGGAAAGCAGCAGCGACGAATGAAATTGTTCATAGAGCTGCGTCCAGGCCGAGCTGTCTCCGGCGAGACAACGATCAACAAGCGCGCGATCGGATCGTGCCAGGGCGGCAGCGCCCGCCGAGCCTGCGTGTTGCTTAATCCTTGCCGGAGCCCGGGAGATCGCGGGGCGCTGCTCTTGATTCGTTTGACGCGCCGCGCTATCGCGGGCCGTACGTGACTTGCTTGCTTTTGTCGCCACGCGGCGGCCAAGAGCCTGGCTATGTAATCTTCGTGCGGCGGCGGTCTGGACGGATGTAATCATGGCACTACCAGCTTGTTTTGACTTAGGACGCGGCGCAACGTTTCCGCCCGCTTGCTTGGCGGATGCGTGCGACGTCCCATCCTTGGCGGCGGGCTTTGGCGTCAACGCACTAAATTGAAAAGCCGCTGCCTGTGATTTTCGACGAACCGTGGCGCTACGCGTTCGATCAGCCGCACTTGCTGGCGTGGCCGCGCGCCGTCCCTTTCCGGTGCCCGCCCTGCGGCTCTTGGATCGCTTAATGTGTTTGGCACTACTCAACGTGACTCACGCGATCAGAATGTCGCCTTGATCGGGCACACAGTATTGGCACGGCCGCATGACTAAGCGGCCGATTCGGTACCGACGCCGCGCGGACCAACCTGATTTGTTCACAGTCGCTGACACAGGAGCTGTCGGATCTTAATCACGACTTCGGATGCCGAACGGCGCTCGCGACCGCCATTTCGCCAGGCTTAAGCGGCACAGACGGCTCGGCCTTGATGCGGCGCAAGATGAATGCAGAGCTCGATCATGATTGCCACTGCCCACGGTCGGCACTGCCCACGGTTGCCGCTGCCCACGATTGTTGTTACCAGCGCCGATCCTTCTAGGGGAAGGTTGTGATCGGCCTGCACTCCGTGCACATGGGTCGACCTGCGCCCTTTGCATTCACCTTTCGCGTTCCTGCCGGAGGTGTCGTTGTCTAGTGCTAACGCACCAGGTGGAGTCGACACGCTTTGGTCCGTTCCGTGCCCACGCACACGAACTTTTCAAAGGCACGAGTCGTTCGGACATCCCTAAACGGTCTTGTGCCATCTCCTTCGCAGGCCGACGCCCTAACGACGTCGCGGTCGATATCTGACGTACACTAGCCCGAAGACGTTTTTAACTGTGTACGGCATCGACAGTCTTAGACTTTTAGCAGCGAACAAATTCTTGTCAACAAACTTCCTGACAGCGGATCTGCGCCGATCTCCGGATTTTCCAGACACCAGAAATAAAAAGCAGGAAGAAATTCTTGACGTCGCTTGCCCACGTAGTGCCTTACGAATAGGTGACTTGCGAGTCCGCATTTGGAAGGCGCACATTAATTCCTGACAGACAAATACGCGCATTTGTCGTCCGATTCTGCGCGGAATAATCGCTTGATCTCTAGAGACCCTGCATCGTCGCAGGTCGGATCATCTGAAGGAGACAGCGATGGCGTTCGTTCTTAGTCACACCACCATTTATCCTGACGACCTTCTTGATGATTTCTGCGCGGTCGAGACAGAGCGTCGCTGGTGGGTGGCCTACACCAAGGTCCGCCAAGAAAAGCGATTGGCCGAAGATCTCGCCTGCCGCGAGGTGCCGTTTTATCTGCCGCTGATCGAACGGCGGTACATGTATCGCGGTAGACGCTTGCGATCCCAAGAGCCCCTTTTCGGCAGCTATATCTTCCTGTTTGCCGACCAACACGAGCGGGCGCAAAGCCTCGCTACTAAACGCATTGTGCATTTACTGCCGGTGATCGATGGCCGGCGTTTGCATAACGATCTCGTGCAGGTGCAGCGGCTCATCGCCGCCGATGTGCCCTTGACGATCGAGTCGCAATTGCGGCCCGGACGACGCGTTCGCGTGCGGCACGGATGTTTCGCCGGCATCGAGGGAATTATCGAAGCGCGCTGCCGCCAAACGAGGCTAATTGTCGCCGTCACCTTCTTGCAGCAGGGCGTTTCAGTCGAGCTGGACGATGCCATGCTCGAACCGATCTGACCGAGTGAACCTCGCCGTGTCTGACGATGGCACATTGTTCGTCATGCGACAACAATCCGCATTTTGCAATGCGCTTACATTTCCCCTGCGCACATATTCGGAAGC
Above is a genomic segment from Pirellulales bacterium containing:
- a CDS encoding transcription termination/antitermination NusG family protein, with amino-acid sequence MAFVLSHTTIYPDDLLDDFCAVETERRWWVAYTKVRQEKRLAEDLACREVPFYLPLIERRYMYRGRRLRSQEPLFGSYIFLFADQHERAQSLATKRIVHLLPVIDGRRLHNDLVQVQRLIAADVPLTIESQLRPGRRVRVRHGCFAGIEGIIEARCRQTRLIVAVTFLQQGVSVELDDAMLEPI